A portion of the Sphingobacterium spiritivorum genome contains these proteins:
- the nusA gene encoding transcription termination factor NusA, which produces MSSNINLIDSFQEFKEFKNIDRPTVISVLEEVFRSMIRKRFGTDENVDVIVNPDNGDLEIWRTRVVVEDEFSEDDDLEIELAEAVKHDADLEVGDDYIEQITLESFGRRAILAARQTLVSKILELEKDEVFKKYKDREGELVIGEVYQIWKKEILVLDDDGNELILPKTEQIPADYFKKGDSIRAVVHKVDMMNNNPKIIISRTAPAFLQRLFELEVPEIFDGLITIKKIVREPGERAKVAVESYDDRIDPVGACVGMKGSRIHGIVRELRNENIDVINFTTNHSLYITRALSPARISSIKIDEDNKTAAVYLKSDQVSLAIGRGGHNIKLAGKLTGYEIDVYRENDEFDEDVDIEEFSDEIEGWVIDELKRVGLDTAKSVLSLTEEELVRRTDLEEDTIQEIVRVLQSEFE; this is translated from the coding sequence ATGAGCAGCAATATCAATTTGATTGACTCTTTTCAGGAGTTTAAAGAGTTTAAAAACATTGACCGTCCTACGGTAATCTCTGTGTTGGAAGAAGTATTCCGTAGCATGATCCGCAAACGGTTTGGTACAGATGAAAATGTAGACGTAATTGTCAACCCTGATAATGGTGACTTAGAGATCTGGAGAACACGTGTAGTCGTGGAAGATGAATTTTCAGAAGATGATGATCTGGAGATCGAGTTGGCAGAAGCAGTTAAGCATGATGCAGATCTTGAAGTAGGTGATGATTATATTGAGCAGATCACATTGGAAAGCTTCGGACGCAGAGCTATTCTGGCTGCACGTCAGACATTGGTTTCTAAAATTCTGGAACTTGAGAAAGACGAAGTTTTCAAAAAATATAAAGATCGTGAAGGAGAGTTAGTGATCGGTGAGGTGTATCAGATCTGGAAAAAAGAAATTCTGGTCCTTGATGATGACGGTAATGAATTGATTCTGCCTAAGACAGAACAGATTCCTGCGGATTATTTCAAAAAAGGAGATAGCATCCGTGCGGTAGTACATAAGGTAGATATGATGAACAACAATCCTAAGATCATTATCTCTCGTACAGCACCTGCATTTTTACAGCGTTTGTTTGAACTGGAAGTACCGGAGATCTTTGACGGATTGATTACTATCAAGAAGATTGTCCGGGAACCGGGAGAGCGTGCTAAGGTGGCCGTAGAATCTTATGATGACCGTATCGATCCGGTAGGAGCTTGTGTTGGTATGAAAGGATCGCGTATCCACGGTATTGTTCGTGAGTTGAGAAATGAAAACATTGATGTTATCAACTTTACAACAAACCATTCCTTATATATCACCCGTGCACTTAGCCCGGCGCGTATCAGCTCTATCAAAATTGATGAAGACAACAAGACGGCAGCTGTGTATCTGAAATCAGATCAGGTATCTCTGGCGATTGGCCGTGGAGGACACAATATTAAACTGGCAGGTAAACTGACAGGTTACGAGATCGATGTGTATCGTGAGAATGACGAATTTGATGAGGATGTGGACATCGAAGAATTCAGCGACGAAATCGAAGGATGGGTTATTGACGAATTGAAACGTGTAGGTCTGGATACCGCTAAATCTGTTCTTTCACTTACGGAAGAAGAGTTGGTAAGACGTACAGATCTTGAAGAAGATACCATTCAGGAAATTGTTCGCGTTTTACAGTCCGAGTTTGAATAG
- the rimP gene encoding ribosome assembly cofactor RimP yields the protein MKTKVEQRVEELVLEKIGDREDLFIVSIKMQGNGVLEILVDGDSGIAIDDCVKISRHVGFHLEEENVIETAYRLEVSSPGIDSPLVLNRQYEKNIGRNVRVKNHEGEKREGKLLNVTENDITIEESKKEKGKKAVPVESVIPFEQIKETKVLISFK from the coding sequence ATGAAGACAAAGGTAGAACAGCGGGTTGAAGAGTTAGTGCTGGAAAAAATAGGAGACCGTGAGGATTTGTTTATTGTCAGTATAAAAATGCAAGGCAATGGCGTACTTGAAATTCTTGTTGACGGGGACTCCGGGATTGCGATTGATGATTGTGTAAAGATAAGCCGTCATGTTGGTTTTCATCTGGAAGAAGAGAATGTAATAGAAACTGCTTACCGTCTTGAAGTGTCTTCTCCGGGTATTGACAGTCCTCTGGTACTGAATCGTCAGTATGAGAAGAATATAGGACGTAATGTCCGGGTCAAGAATCACGAGGGAGAGAAGAGAGAAGGAAAGCTTCTGAATGTGACAGAAAACGACATTACAATCGAGGAAAGTAAAAAAGAAAAAGGGAAGAAAGCCGTTCCGGTTGAGTCGGTGATTCCATTTGAACAAATAAAGGAAACTAAGGTGTTAATTTCATTTAAGTAA